The genomic segment GCAGCCCCATGTCCATGAAGGGCGAAACGTGAAATATCTTCGTCCGCATCTGGCGGATTCCGGCGGGACTTTCCTCCCCCGGAAGGACCGGTGCCACGTAGCTGTGCCGTTCGCCGAAGGTATTGCGCACGGCATAGATTATCGCAATCAGCCGGTCTTCCCTGTCATAGGCGAAGTAGGTCGAGAGCGGATTGAAGGCATAGCCGAACATCCGCGGGAAGGCGAGCAGGAGAATGCGCGCGGCCGGCCCCTCGAGCCCGGCAAGCGATAGCAGCCGGTCGGCGAACTGGCGCAGCGTCTCGCCGCTCTCTTCAACATGATCGCACTCATGGAAGGAAAGGATTCCGGGGCGGTTGACCGAGAGTAGACGGGAGAGTTCCGCAAGTGCGTCCAGGCCGTCGATATCAACCAGCAACGAGAAGACGCTGTAGTTGAAGCGGTGGCCGAAGGGCTGGAGCCGCTGGTGCATGACCCTGCCGCAGTAGAGTGTGCCAGGTGCCGCGGGCGGGGGGCCGTTGCTGGCCATGGTGGTGATACGATCTGCCCTCATGTCTTACCCCTTGCCGAGACCCTTATTGGGCAGGCTGCCAATGGACGTTCTTGCACAAAAGGCCACCCAGAATGCAGCCACGGGTGACAAGTGATTTTTCCAGGACCTGAACGGTGATCGAATAGGTACGGTCGCGTTTTGCGTCATAAGCAGTGCCTGCCAGTGTGTCTGGCGATTTCGGCTGAAGTGACATGACCAGGCGATCGCCGGCTTCTTCGCCCTTGCTGGTATCGCCGATCCACAGATTGGTCGCGCAGATGTTGGTGCCGCAGGGCGCGATGCGCACCCGTGCGTTTCCGTCGTCACGCAGCCAGATCCCGCTCGGATCGACCGCTTGCTGCGGCTGAGACGCGGCGGCGTTCGATATCGCGGCTGTACATGCAATCAGAACCGCTATCCTCATCGGTCCGTCCTCCTTGCTTTTCTGCAATACGCACAGGCCGGCCAATTGGTTCACTGAAATGATCCGGCGAGACGGTGCCGTCGTAGAGAATGTCGAGAGCATCGTGGAAGGCACCGATATGAAAACTGTCATCACAGCCTATCTGGCGACCGGCATCGCCTTCCTGATTGTCGATGCCATCTGGCTGACGACGATGGCCGATCTGCTCTACAGACCGCTTCTGGGCGACAAGCTCGAGCCACAGTTTCTGGTGGCGCCGGCAATTTGCTTCTACCTCATCTATGTCGCCGGTATCGTGTTCTTCGCCGTTCTGCCGGCTCTTGAAAGCGGTGGTCTTGCCAAGGCGGCACTGAATGGCGCGGTGCTCGGCCTTGTCGCCTATACGACATACGACCTGACCAACCAGGCGACCTTGAAAGACTGGCCGCTTGCCATCACGCTCGCCGACATTCCGTGGGGGGCCTTTGTGACAGCCCTCGGCGCGTCAGCCGGTTTTATGGTCGCCAGTCGCGTCTGATGATCGTTCGGCTTCCGCAAGGATGTTCGAGAACAGGATGGCGACAAAAGCGGTCAGCGTGCTGGCGCTGATGAGGTTAAGCCGCGCCAGCGCGGCATATTCGGTTGCGCTGTACCTCGCCAGCGGCAGGCTGTAGGCATCGTGGAGCACCAGGAAGGCGGCGACAGCCAGGGCGGTGAGAGCGAGCCCGACAACGCGTTCGCCCGGGCGAAACAGCAAGAGGGCGATCACCCCGCAGGGAATAAGGAATATTTCGACTGCCGAGGCCGTGCCGAACAGCCAGGCGGAGAGCACCGTGTTGCCGATCCCCGCCATCGGCAAGAGCGCCCGCCCGGCGAGGCCGTTCCAGCGCGCAACAGCAGGCACGGCAAGGAAGAGCGGCGTTGAAAGGAAAGTGAACAAGGCGGGTTTGATGTCGGCGCTGACCAGCGAGAAAAGATAAAGCGGATAGAATGGCTGGTTGGAGGCGACCAGCAGAGCGATGACATTCGCTGCGCCCACACGCGAGTCGTCATTGCGAGCATAGGCCCGTACGCCTGCAACAAGGGTGTCGCGCAAAGAGGTCAATCTCCTGGTCCGGCAGGGCGCAGCCGATAGTGGCTGACACCCCAATCCCTGCCATCGGCGTGTCCGAAGAGCCCTGCCGTGGCAAGAAAGAACAGCCGCCAGCGCCGCATCCAAAGAGCCGCATCCCGCCCGTAGGTGGCCGTGAAAATGGGGCGGATCGCATCCCGATTCCGGTCGAAGTTATCGAGCCAGTCGAGCGCCGTTCGTTCGTAATGCTTGCCGCTCCAACGCCAGTCCTTTTCGACGATGAAGCTGTCGCCGAACTCCCGCACCAGACCGTGGCTCGGCATCACGCCGCCGGTGAAGAAATGCCGAGCGATCCAATCCGCCTTGTCGGCGTGGTCGAAGCGATAGGCGGACTTGTGATGGGAGAAGACATGCATGAAGAGCCGACCATCCGGGCGGATCCAGCAGCGTGCCCGCTGGAGCAACGCCTGCCAATTGGACATATGCTCGAACATTTCGACCGAAACGATCCGGTCGAAAGTCCCCTCGGGAGCAAAGGCGTTCATGTCGGCGGTGATGATCGTCACGTTCCGGAGGCCGCGCCGTCTGGTTTCGGCCTCCAGATAAGCGCGTTGGGACGACGAATTCGACACGGAGACGATGCGCGCAGCAGGGTAACGCTCGGCCATGAACAGGCAAAGGGAGCCCCAGCCACAACCGAGTTCCAGAATGTCCTGGCCGTCCGCAAGGTCTGCATGGGTGCAGGTTTCCTCCAGGGCCGCAACCTCGGCTTCGGCCAGCGTGGTGCCGGATGAGGCATATAGGCAGGAGGAATATTTGCGGCGCGGACCGAGCGTCAGCGCAAAAAACGCCGCCGGCAGCTCGTAATGCTGCTCGTTGGCTGCATCGGTGTGAACGGCGATTGGCCATTTGTCCATCGATCGCGCAAACTCACGATCCGTCGGGCCGCTTCCGTCCACCAGCAGCCGGCGCGTGCGGCCGACCAGCCGGCTGATGCCGAAGCGCAGGGCATAATCGGGAAGTGGCAGCCGTTCGGCGGCCGTAATGGCGGTAACCGATAGATTCATGTCGGCTTTTCCCTGTTTTGCGGGCCGGGCCAGAAGGCATTGACGCGATTGGCATAGGAAGCAAAGGCGGTGCCCCGCGAGCGCATCATATGCGCTTCAAGCGGTGGAATTCCCGACACATGCACGAGCAGCCAGTACATGAACACTGGACCGGCGAGTGCCAGCCAGCCCCAGCTCCAGGCGCCTGCCGGCCCGATCGCGATGATCGCGTAGCCGGTCCATCCGAGCCATTGAAAGAAGTAGTTGGGATGGCGCGAAAGACTCCACAGGCCTTCGTCACATACCTTTTTTCTGTTTGCGAATTGGCTGCGGAACCGTGCCAACTGCGCATCGGCAGCGCCTTCGCCAATCACAGCTATGACAAGAATCGCAACACCGACGACATCGCTCCATCGAACGCCGATTGTGGGGTTGCGTGCGGCCAGGAAAATCGCGGCGGCAAGAAGAAGCGCGGCGGCTGCCTGTATCTGCAGGAAGAGGAACAGGCGTGACCGCCAGCTTTCGCCCCATTCCTCACGCAGTTTGGCGTAGCGTGGATCCTCTGCGCCCTGCACCGTGCGCCGCAGGATGTGAATGCCGAGCCTGCAGGACCAGAGCCCCGCGATGGCACCGACCAGCAGTTGACGCCGCCAGTCTGCCTCCCAGCCATCGACGGGGATGAGCGACGCGAAAATGCCGGCAGCGCCAACAAGCAACGACCAGATCGCGTCTATCCAGCCAGATGTCGCGCCCTTGAAGACGGCAAGCGACACACCGGCCATGGCGAGTGAAAGAGCGGCTGCCAGGAGCATGAAAAGCGTCGCCGGTGTCATCGCTCACATACCAAAGAGCGGCTGGAGCATGCGGCCGATAACGCTCTTGAAACGCATCTTGCCCTCCATGGCTGCGAGGCAGATACACTCACCATTCTTGTCGACAACAGGCTGGTGTTCAACGTCCTCGTCCATTTCCGCCAGATCACCCGGTCGGAACGTACCGAATCGGTCGGAGAACGAGCCAGACACGATATAGGTGAACTCCGTGCCCACATGACCGTGATCGGGAAGAGCCCGACCGGGGCCGACCTTGAGCAGAATGAGGTTGGCATCCGGATCCTTTGGTACGCCAATCCGGCTCATCTTCATGCCTGGACCGATCCAGCGCCAGCGGCCGATGTCACAGCCCCGCAAGGCTTCCGGCAGGCGGACGCCCTCGATCTCCAGCCATGCGGGCGGTGCGGGCTCGAGGGGTGCCGCGTCATTTTCGTCATCGAGTATCGACAGCAGGTTGTTCAGCGCCGTTGCCGAAAGAGGCGTGGGTTCAATCTCCTCGAGAAGGGCGCCGCCAAGCGCTTCATATTCGCCGACGCGGGCGCAGCAGGCCGGGCAGCTAGCCAGGTGCGCCTCGACGACGATGGCCGGCGCTGCGGCAAGAGTGCCAGCTGCAAATCGCATCAAGGTCTCGTCGGTTGCGTGATGTGTTGTCATCATGGTTGGTCTTCCAGCAGCGCGCGCAGGCGGTTGATTGCCAGGCGTGTCCTAGATTTCACGGTGCCGAGCGGGATGCCCAGTTCATCGGCGATTTCGGTCTGCGATTTCTCACTGAAGTAGGAGAGCCGGATAATCGTCTGTTGCTCCGGCGAGAGTGCGGTCAGCGCATGGCGCACCTGCGCGTCCCGCTCGGACTCAAGTAGTCCGTCCTCGACCGTCTCCGGTACGGTTTCGGCATCGGGCGGCAGAGTCGCCGGATCACGCTGCCGGCGCAGGTGGTCAATGCGGATGTTGCGCGCGACCGTGAAAATCCATGTCGCGACACCCGCCCGCTCAGGATCAAAATAGGAGGCCTTGCGCCAGACGTTCAGCATCGTCTCCTGCACCAGATCTTCCGCCACACCGGAGGAGATCGTCCAGCGCAGGAAGAAGGATTTAAGACGCGGTCCGAAATAACGAAACAGCAGTGCGAACGCCTGCCGATCCCGCTCTCGAGCGATCTGCACCATCATTCCGACAAGCTGATCGGGAGAGGGCGCCTGTTGTGCTTCCAGTGAATTCACCATGGCGAGCCGCCGGCCGGTCGGCACACCTTGCTGACGATCGATCTCAACACGGCTCGAAACTTCATTCATGCGTCTTTCTACGCGGTGTTGTCCGAAGCGGATCACACGGACCGAAATAGGTCTTGCGCGGTGATCCGCCAGAAGCCTGCCCTCGTAAAGGTCTTTGAATGTTTATTATGAGTCTTACCGCCGCAGAAGGATCGTGATGCGCCATTTTCCTCAATCGGACCGGCCCCTGAAGATCGCGGTCGTCGGTACGGGGATTGCCGGTCTTTCTGCTGCTTGGCTTTTGTCGCAACGCCATGAGGTTGTAGTTTTTGAGGCGCAGAACCGCATCGGCGGCCATTCTCACACCGTCGTTGCGGGTGGAACTCCAGTTGACACCGGCTT from the Rhizobium sp. CIAT894 genome contains:
- a CDS encoding cyclopropane-fatty-acyl-phospholipid synthase family protein, yielding MNLSVTAITAAERLPLPDYALRFGISRLVGRTRRLLVDGSGPTDREFARSMDKWPIAVHTDAANEQHYELPAAFFALTLGPRRKYSSCLYASSGTTLAEAEVAALEETCTHADLADGQDILELGCGWGSLCLFMAERYPAARIVSVSNSSSQRAYLEAETRRRGLRNVTIITADMNAFAPEGTFDRIVSVEMFEHMSNWQALLQRARCWIRPDGRLFMHVFSHHKSAYRFDHADKADWIARHFFTGGVMPSHGLVREFGDSFIVEKDWRWSGKHYERTALDWLDNFDRNRDAIRPIFTATYGRDAALWMRRWRLFFLATAGLFGHADGRDWGVSHYRLRPAGPGD
- a CDS encoding DUF2177 family protein; amino-acid sequence: MKTVITAYLATGIAFLIVDAIWLTTMADLLYRPLLGDKLEPQFLVAPAICFYLIYVAGIVFFAVLPALESGGLAKAALNGAVLGLVAYTTYDLTNQATLKDWPLAITLADIPWGAFVTALGASAGFMVASRV
- a CDS encoding DUF1365 domain-containing protein, whose translation is MRADRITTMASNGPPPAAPGTLYCGRVMHQRLQPFGHRFNYSVFSLLVDIDGLDALAELSRLLSVNRPGILSFHECDHVEESGETLRQFADRLLSLAGLEGPAARILLLAFPRMFGYAFNPLSTYFAYDREDRLIAIIYAVRNTFGERHSYVAPVLPGEESPAGIRQMRTKIFHVSPFMDMGLRYHFRILPPGKTVRLRIHETAGKEPMLAATLNADAAPLTDANLARYLLRFPFMTLKVLAGIHWEALKLWLKGARFRTSPPPPETASYRAAA
- a CDS encoding ChrR family anti-sigma-E factor is translated as MMTTHHATDETLMRFAAGTLAAAPAIVVEAHLASCPACCARVGEYEALGGALLEEIEPTPLSATALNNLLSILDDENDAAPLEPAPPAWLEIEGVRLPEALRGCDIGRWRWIGPGMKMSRIGVPKDPDANLILLKVGPGRALPDHGHVGTEFTYIVSGSFSDRFGTFRPGDLAEMDEDVEHQPVVDKNGECICLAAMEGKMRFKSVIGRMLQPLFGM
- a CDS encoding DUF2147 domain-containing protein — protein: MLSTFSTTAPSRRIISVNQLAGLCVLQKSKEDGPMRIAVLIACTAAISNAAASQPQQAVDPSGIWLRDDGNARVRIAPCGTNICATNLWIGDTSKGEEAGDRLVMSLQPKSPDTLAGTAYDAKRDRTYSITVQVLEKSLVTRGCILGGLLCKNVHWQPAQ
- a CDS encoding sigma-70 family RNA polymerase sigma factor, whose translation is MNEVSSRVEIDRQQGVPTGRRLAMVNSLEAQQAPSPDQLVGMMVQIARERDRQAFALLFRYFGPRLKSFFLRWTISSGVAEDLVQETMLNVWRKASYFDPERAGVATWIFTVARNIRIDHLRRQRDPATLPPDAETVPETVEDGLLESERDAQVRHALTALSPEQQTIIRLSYFSEKSQTEIADELGIPLGTVKSRTRLAINRLRALLEDQP
- a CDS encoding DUF1295 domain-containing protein, coding for MLLAAALSLAMAGVSLAVFKGATSGWIDAIWSLLVGAAGIFASLIPVDGWEADWRRQLLVGAIAGLWSCRLGIHILRRTVQGAEDPRYAKLREEWGESWRSRLFLFLQIQAAAALLLAAAIFLAARNPTIGVRWSDVVGVAILVIAVIGEGAADAQLARFRSQFANRKKVCDEGLWSLSRHPNYFFQWLGWTGYAIIAIGPAGAWSWGWLALAGPVFMYWLLVHVSGIPPLEAHMMRSRGTAFASYANRVNAFWPGPQNREKPT